Genomic segment of Microcoleus sp. FACHB-672:
TCAACTTAATTAACCCAGGCTCCAAATTGTAGCCGTTGTAAAGAATCAAATCTGCTTTTTCTAAGGCAACACTATCCGCTGGCACCGGCTCGTAAACGTGAGGATCTGCACCCGGTTGCAAGATGCCGGTGAGTTGTATTTCATCCCCCGCCACTTCTTCCGTTAAATCCTCAATAATCGTGCTCGTGGCTACCACATTTGGCTTGCCACTGGTTGATGCTTCACGATTTCCCCCCTGGGGACCACACCCACTAAACCAAAGTCCCAAAACAACCGCAACTGCCGGCAGCCAAAGGTTTCTGATGCTTCGTGTGTGAGTAATCACTTTTGTATATCTCTCGGATTATTTCTCTTTATAGATTTTTTCATATTCCTTTCATTTTTGCAGTAGGCTGTAAAGAAAGCATTCCAACAGAGCAGGTTATGAAGACCGTCAAGTTATCCCGCGATCTTGATATATCCCAACTCGGACATCAATTTAACGACACCCTATTAAGTTCCGATCTCATGATTACCGTTAGTCATTTAGGTGTCCAGTACCGCACGGTAGAGGCGTTGCGCGATGCAAGCTGTGTTGTGCGCGGCGGACGACTCACCGGCATTATTGGGCCAAACGGTGCGGGTAAAAGTACGCTCTTAAAGGCCATGCTAGGATTAGTTCCTGCCACCAGTGGCCAAGTTCTCTACGGGGAGAAAACCCTGTCAGAACAGTTGCAGCAAGTGGCTTATGTGCCGCAACGTTCGCAAATTGACTGGACTTACCCCGCCACTGTCTGGGATGTGGTGATGATGGGACGCGTCAGAAAAACCGGCTGGTTTCGCCGCTTCTCTACAGTCAGCCGGCAAGTTGCTGCAAATGCCTTAGATCGCGTTGGCATGAGTGACTACCACAACCGGCGAATTGGCGATCTTTCCGGTGGACAGCAGCAGCGCGTGTTTCTGGCGAGAGCACTCGCTCAAGAAGCAGAGGTTTTTTGTTTCGATGAGCCGTTTGTTGGCATTGATCAAAAGACTCAAGCTGTAATATTTGATATTTTCCATGAATTAGCATCAAAGGGTAAAATTGTCCTCGTTGTTAACCATGATCTAGGGGCATCAATTACTCACTTTGATGATTTGATTTTGCTGAATACTGAAGTTGTGGCAACCGGCAGCCGGCAGCAAGTTCTCAGTCAAGAAAACTTGTACCGCGCTTACGGGGGTCAAGTCATGTTCTTTTCTGAAGCAGCCTAATCAGTCAGAGCGTTCGAGATTCCCACAGCCGAATTTCGGAGAACAAGAAATTTTTTACCACCTCCCCTAAAACTATGGCATTTTTATCATAAATTCTTATGCTTGAAGCTTTAATAGAGCCGCTACAATATGGGTTCATGCAGCGCTCACTCATTATTGCCATTTTAGTTGGCTCAATTTGCGCTGTGGTTGGCAGTTATTTAATGGTGCAGCGCCTCGCTTTACTGGGGGATGCCATCAGTCATTCTGTGTTGCCGGGACTGGCAATTGCGTTTTTTTTGGGCGTCAATATTTTTGTGGGGGCGTTCATTGCCGGCATTCTCAGTGCAATGGCAATTGCCTGGATTCGCACCCGCTCACCGATTAAAGAAGATGCGGCGATGGGCATTGTTTTTTCGGCATTTTTCGCCCTGGGAATTACATTAATTACGGTTATCCAGAAAGACAACAAAATTGATCTTAATCACTTTTTGTTTGGCAACATTCTGGGTGTTACAACTTCAGAAGTTCGAGACACGGCCATCATAGCCGCAATTGTTATGGTGGTTGTG
This window contains:
- a CDS encoding metal ABC transporter ATP-binding protein, which codes for MITVSHLGVQYRTVEALRDASCVVRGGRLTGIIGPNGAGKSTLLKAMLGLVPATSGQVLYGEKTLSEQLQQVAYVPQRSQIDWTYPATVWDVVMMGRVRKTGWFRRFSTVSRQVAANALDRVGMSDYHNRRIGDLSGGQQQRVFLARALAQEAEVFCFDEPFVGIDQKTQAVIFDIFHELASKGKIVLVVNHDLGASITHFDDLILLNTEVVATGSRQQVLSQENLYRAYGGQVMFFSEAA
- a CDS encoding metal ABC transporter permease, producing MLEALIEPLQYGFMQRSLIIAILVGSICAVVGSYLMVQRLALLGDAISHSVLPGLAIAFFLGVNIFVGAFIAGILSAMAIAWIRTRSPIKEDAAMGIVFSAFFALGITLITVIQKDNKIDLNHFLFGNILGVTTSEVRDTAIIAAIVMVVVVLLYKELLFYTFDPAGAQAAGLPVNLLNFGLMVLIALTVVASMKSVGVILVLSLLITPGATAYLLVSRLHLVMILGAGIGVISSIAGMYLSYFYNVPSGPAIVLVTSGLFVLALLFSPSQGIFTQRRAGSRQMPVWQELKALMRSRS